The Streptococcus downei MFe28 DNA window TCTACTTCATCAACAGTATTGGCGAAGATGCTCGATCCATTTCTGAGGACAATGACCTCTACGCCTCTGTCATGATCGCCCAGGCGATTTTAGAAAGTAATCATGGAACTTCCAAATTGGGTTCCGCTCCCAACTATAACTTGTTTGGAATCAAGGGTAACTACAAGGGAAGTTCAGCTACCTTTCAAACCTGGGAGGATGATGGCAAGGGCAACACCTACAAGATTAATGCGGCTTTCCGAAAATACCCCTCTTATCGCGAATCCCTAGAAGATTATGCAGATATTCTCAGCAAGAACCTCTATGCCGATGCTAGAAAATCCAATACAAGCAGCTACCAGGAAGCTACCCAGGCTTTAACTGGTCGCTATGCTACCGATACCAGCTATAATGCCAAACTCAACCATCTCATCAAAATCTACCACCTAACCGACTATGACTATCCTATAAACCCTTATAAACCCGGACAAGTCTACAATGTCTACCGCATGGCCTATACTGATGTTAGCACCCTAAAGACAGATAATACTTGGGCTAAAAGTCAGTTGGGCAAGTAACTTTGCGCTTCAGAGCTGCAAGGATTTTCAAGCCCGGTCATAAACAAACAAGCAAGTTTTAAATTGAGATCTCAAAAAGAGCCATCCAGACGGATAGCTCTTTTATTAGCCTTTATTTATCTTATTTTGCAATATCAAAGACAACTGACTTAACATTCGTCATGGCTTGGATAGAGTATTTAACCCCTTGAACACCTGCACCAGACTTCTTAGCTCCCAAGAATGGGAAG harbors:
- a CDS encoding glucosaminidase domain-containing protein, translating into MAKKKNSHRTKWKKFFKVSKKNRKSFNLTLILILAILLFLAYGLYSRLTIIDTQPPKVSQDNRDISVLYFINSIGEDARSISEDNDLYASVMIAQAILESNHGTSKLGSAPNYNLFGIKGNYKGSSATFQTWEDDGKGNTYKINAAFRKYPSYRESLEDYADILSKNLYADARKSNTSSYQEATQALTGRYATDTSYNAKLNHLIKIYHLTDYDYPINPYKPGQVYNVYRMAYTDVSTLKTDNTWAKSQLGK